The Triticum aestivum cultivar Chinese Spring chromosome 7B, IWGSC CS RefSeq v2.1, whole genome shotgun sequence genome window below encodes:
- the LOC123155945 gene encoding uncharacterized protein isoform X2, producing the protein MAAAPNAFSAHLEKWIVEQIKDSIFFVNVFPNLNYKEDLENLMAAVKTVPVKKREEVLKQGQCGTGSVVGVTEDEITILSSAHLIEHVFTVSKPISVRDANTYFYTDVLCDHYEASFSEPGQRRHSERQYGAATIIGIDCAQDLLLISVPRVNIRNLARKCTSNHPPLTFSSVPPVQLDECVMLSWPPLQHRTVVKGSICHMKRALYDLVKEENNPVGYGMNLMQVKIASEKGSSGIGWQGKCYWDPTWRLGRSILLLCLALSHTTVPEKIWHRSVCGVVICPCSFLSRGHATPTAIGVS; encoded by the exons ATGGCTGCTGCACCCAATGCCTTCTCGGCTCATTTGGAGAAGTGGATCGTTGAGCAGATAAAAGATTCCATCTTTTTTGTGAATGTCTTTCCCAACTTGAACTACAAAGAGGATTTGGAAAATCTTATGGCTGCGGTGAAAACTGTTCCAGTGAAGAAAAGAGAAGAGGTGCTGAAACAGGGACAATGTGGCACTGGCTCTGTTGTGGGAGTTACAGAAGATGAAATCACCATCCTATCAAGTGCCCATCTCATTGAGCATGTCTTCACAGTTTCAAAGCCCATTTCCGTTCGCGACGCCAATACGTATTTCTATACAGATGTACTTTGCGATCACTATGAGGCTAGTTTCAGTGAACCTGGGCAAAGGAGACATAGTGAAAGGCAGTATGGCGCAGCTACAATTATTGGCATAGATTGTGCACAGGACCTGCTCCTCATCTCCGTCCCACGAGTGAATATCAGGAACTTGGCGAGGAAGTGCACTTCCAATCATCCTCCTCTTACCTTCAGTTCAGTCCCTCCAGTGCAACTTGATGAGTGTGTTATGCTCTCGTGGCCTCCATTGCAGCACCGGACTGTGGTTAAGGGTAGTATCTGTCACATGAAAAGAGCACTCTATGATTTAGTGAAGGAGGAGAACAACCCTGTTGGGTATGGGATGAATCTCATGCAAGTAAAGATCGCGAGTGAGAAAGGGAGCTCTGGTATTGGATGGCAGGGGAAATGTTATTGGGATCCTACATGGAGGCTTGGGAGGTCCATTCTCTTACTTTGTCTTGCTCTGTCGCATACTACCGTTCCTGAGAAAATATGGCATAGATCCGT GTGTGGGGTAGTAATTTGTCCATGCTCATTCCTGTCCAGAGGACATGCCACTCCCACTGCTATTGGTG TTTCTTGA
- the LOC123155945 gene encoding uncharacterized protein isoform X1 has product MAAAPNAFSAHLEKWIVEQIKDSIFFVNVFPNLNYKEDLENLMAAVKTVPVKKREEVLKQGQCGTGSVVGVTEDEITILSSAHLIEHVFTVSKPISVRDANTYFYTDVLCDHYEASFSEPGQRRHSERQYGAATIIGIDCAQDLLLISVPRVNIRNLARKCTSNHPPLTFSSVPPVQLDECVMLSWPPLQHRTVVKGSICHMKRALYDLVKEENNPVGYGMNLMQVKIASEKGSSGIGWQGKCYWDPTWRLGRSILLLCLALSHTTVPEKIWHRSVCGVVICPCSFLSRGHATPTAIGGKLSTSSYCNPSFTLTCG; this is encoded by the exons ATGGCTGCTGCACCCAATGCCTTCTCGGCTCATTTGGAGAAGTGGATCGTTGAGCAGATAAAAGATTCCATCTTTTTTGTGAATGTCTTTCCCAACTTGAACTACAAAGAGGATTTGGAAAATCTTATGGCTGCGGTGAAAACTGTTCCAGTGAAGAAAAGAGAAGAGGTGCTGAAACAGGGACAATGTGGCACTGGCTCTGTTGTGGGAGTTACAGAAGATGAAATCACCATCCTATCAAGTGCCCATCTCATTGAGCATGTCTTCACAGTTTCAAAGCCCATTTCCGTTCGCGACGCCAATACGTATTTCTATACAGATGTACTTTGCGATCACTATGAGGCTAGTTTCAGTGAACCTGGGCAAAGGAGACATAGTGAAAGGCAGTATGGCGCAGCTACAATTATTGGCATAGATTGTGCACAGGACCTGCTCCTCATCTCCGTCCCACGAGTGAATATCAGGAACTTGGCGAGGAAGTGCACTTCCAATCATCCTCCTCTTACCTTCAGTTCAGTCCCTCCAGTGCAACTTGATGAGTGTGTTATGCTCTCGTGGCCTCCATTGCAGCACCGGACTGTGGTTAAGGGTAGTATCTGTCACATGAAAAGAGCACTCTATGATTTAGTGAAGGAGGAGAACAACCCTGTTGGGTATGGGATGAATCTCATGCAAGTAAAGATCGCGAGTGAGAAAGGGAGCTCTGGTATTGGATGGCAGGGGAAATGTTATTGGGATCCTACATGGAGGCTTGGGAGGTCCATTCTCTTACTTTGTCTTGCTCTGTCGCATACTACCGTTCCTGAGAAAATATGGCATAGATCCGT GTGTGGGGTAGTAATTTGTCCATGCTCATTCCTGTCCAGAGGACATGCCACTCCCACTGCTATTGGTGGTAAGTTATCCACGTCTTCTTATTGCAACCCATCCTTCACGCTTACATGTGGCTAG